In Oncorhynchus kisutch isolate 150728-3 linkage group LG5, Okis_V2, whole genome shotgun sequence, a genomic segment contains:
- the LOC109891406 gene encoding EKC/KEOPS complex subunit TP53RK isoform X2, translated as MDLTFYSISAPVVYFVDYTSHCIFLEDIVGSITVRDHIASTPLSSAQKLPEERLDQLAKKMGQILAKMHDEDVVHGDLTTSNMLLKAGTESGETELVLIDFGLSYISALPEDKGVDMYVLEKAFLSTHPNTEALFEKLLKAYAASSKKSHAVIKKLDEVRLRGRKRSMVG; from the exons ATGGATCTGACCTTTTACA gcaTATCTGCACCAGTCGTCTACTTTGTAGACTACACCTCCCACTGCATCTTCCTTGAAGACATCGTCGGCTCCATCACCGTACGAGACCACATCGCCTCCACTCCGCTCTCCTCTGCCCAGAAACTCCCAGAGGAACGCCTGGACCAGCTCGCTAAGAAGATGGGTCAGATTCTGGCCAAAATGCACGATGAGGACGTTGTCCATGGAGACTTGACCACTTCCAACATGCTGTTGAAGGCGGGCACTGAGAGCGGAGAGACGGAGCTGGTCCTCATTGACTTTGGCCTGAGCTACATATCAGCGCTGCCCGAGGACAAGGGAGTGGATATGTACGTGCTGGAGAAAGCTTTCCTCAGCACCCACCCCAACACTGAGGCTCTGTTCGAGAAGCTGCTGAAGGCCTACGCAGCCTCATCCAAGAAGTCCCACGCTGTCATCAAAAAGCTTGACGAAGTTCGGTTGAGAGGGCGAAAGAGGTCGATGGTCggttga
- the LOC109891406 gene encoding EKC/KEOPS complex subunit TP53RK isoform X1 encodes MAVEGNSVALPQFLKKIELIKQGAEARVYRGSFLGKPTIVKERFPKLYRHPLLDEKLTHRRTVQEVRSILRCRKAGISAPVVYFVDYTSHCIFLEDIVGSITVRDHIASTPLSSAQKLPEERLDQLAKKMGQILAKMHDEDVVHGDLTTSNMLLKAGTESGETELVLIDFGLSYISALPEDKGVDMYVLEKAFLSTHPNTEALFEKLLKAYAASSKKSHAVIKKLDEVRLRGRKRSMVG; translated from the exons ATGGCTGTTGAGGGGAACAGCGTGGCCCTACCGCAGTTTCTTAAGAAAATAGAACTGATAAAACAGGGTGCAGAAGCTCGTGTATATCGAGGGTCATTTTTGGGCAAGCCAACCATTGTAAAAGAAAGGTTTCCGAAATTGTATAGACACCCGTTGTTGGATGAAAAACTCACACATCGCAGAACCGTGCAAGAGGTGCGCTCAATACTTCGCTGTCGAAAAGCTG gcaTATCTGCACCAGTCGTCTACTTTGTAGACTACACCTCCCACTGCATCTTCCTTGAAGACATCGTCGGCTCCATCACCGTACGAGACCACATCGCCTCCACTCCGCTCTCCTCTGCCCAGAAACTCCCAGAGGAACGCCTGGACCAGCTCGCTAAGAAGATGGGTCAGATTCTGGCCAAAATGCACGATGAGGACGTTGTCCATGGAGACTTGACCACTTCCAACATGCTGTTGAAGGCGGGCACTGAGAGCGGAGAGACGGAGCTGGTCCTCATTGACTTTGGCCTGAGCTACATATCAGCGCTGCCCGAGGACAAGGGAGTGGATATGTACGTGCTGGAGAAAGCTTTCCTCAGCACCCACCCCAACACTGAGGCTCTGTTCGAGAAGCTGCTGAAGGCCTACGCAGCCTCATCCAAGAAGTCCCACGCTGTCATCAAAAAGCTTGACGAAGTTCGGTTGAGAGGGCGAAAGAGGTCGATGGTCggttga
- the LOC109891407 gene encoding uncharacterized protein LOC109891407, with protein sequence MNSSWDIKNVTTILLIILHCKGAKAQSTKKIAILAGTDVTLNCSFKKPEHVPLKKITVEWGMMVDKETIKHLVYTFQNESAKVHREGSRVDQMGLLQGNASLRLFNMTVADEGLYRCRVIITPNTYKVSSQLEVSARPSVSLPETAMVMEGEERTLMCDITGFYPENLAVTWLIQNGSRVARGSMARGAISRDVCTGMAVPNPDGTYSVSSHITVQASAVGSGGAMYICHIEHRSYPDGKYSKSILLTVQDPGFNAVTLMVVTSLVSVLLVFSVIGGAMVFYSYFYTVPPSISDIIKPTIVYAMKPTNLKCTIKRVRLRELKVKWYKITANGDCNAASNSQSKALLSHKDLSDQANIHSESTHHVSTLSVCLSVREDQAKYLCVVLYRGKKITRETTVSVKVTPSFFHISSMPHIPEVKRLLVLCCRVEKFYPDDLHLEWSRNDGEQVRTATNYGPFSDHERMYSMWSKIELTIAQEDEKAVYTCRLYHSSFPGPGYKDVLYHINTQGTPPSVMFIKCEPLLPLLDEECTLNLCVKDFCPEQVSVTWFKDGQTVPNSQFFNSPPSLNINGLYSMWSFLKLSHTSEDYGSEFRCRVVHSAQKEPEERVFTHQIS encoded by the exons ATGAATAGTAGCTGGGATATTAAAAATGTCACTACGATTCTGCTCATTATTTTGCATTGTAAAG GTGCAAAGGCCCAGTCTACAAAGAAGATCGCCATCTTAGCTGGCACGGATGTTACCTTAAACTGCTCTTTTAAGAAGCCTGAACATGTACCGCTGAAGAAAATCACGGTCGAGTGGGGGATGATGGTGGATAAAGAGACCATAAAGCACCTAGTGTATACGTTCCAGAACGAGAGTGCCAAGGTGCATCGTGAAGGGTCTCGAGTCGACCAAATGGGGTTGCTTCAGGGCAATGCATCCCTTCGTTTGTTCAACATGACCGTGGCTGATGAGGGACTCTACCGCTGCAGAGTGATCATCACTCCCAACACATACAAAGTTTCCTCACAGCTGGAAGTATCAG CCAGACCCTCAGTGTCCCTCCCAGAGACCGCCATGGTGATGGAGGGGGAGGAACGGACATTGATGTGTGACATCACAGGATTCTACCCAGAGAATCTGGCTGTGACCTGGCTGATCCAAAATGGCTCCCGGGTGGCCCGTGGGAGCATGGCTCGCGGTGCCATCTCGCGTGATGTGTGCACTGGAATGGCTGTGCCCAATCCAGACGGCACCTACAGTGTCAGCAGTCACATCACTGTCCAGGCTTCAGCCGTAGGGAGCGGAGGAGCCATGTACATCTGTCACATTGAACATAGGTCCTACCCTGATGGAAAATACAGCAAAAGCATCTTGTTGACCGTGCAAG ATCCAGGGTTTAATGCTGTAACGCTGATGGTGGTTACTAGTCTTGTTAGTGTTCTTCTGGTCTTCTCTGTCATCGGTGGTGCAATGGTCTTCTACAGTTATTTTTACACAG TTCCTCCCAGCATCTCTGACATCATCAAACCCACCATCGTTTATGCCATGAAGCCGACCAACTTAAAATGCACCATTAAAAGAGTACGACTGAGAGAGCTCAAAGTGAAATGGTACAAGATAACAGCCAACGGGGACTGTAACGCAGCTTCCAATAGCCAATCAAAGGCACTGTTGAGCCACAAGGACCTGAGTGACCAGGCTAACATCCACTCTGAGAGCACGCATCACGTGTCCaccctgtccgtctgtctgtcagttagGGAGGACCAGGCTAAGTACCTGTGTGTTGTGCTGTACAGAGGCAAGAAGATCACCAGAGAGACCACTGTGAGTGTAAAAG TGACTCCATCGTTCTTTCACATCTCCAGCATGCCTCATATCCCAGAGGTGAAGAGGTTGCTGGTGCTCTGCTGTCGGGTCGAGAAGTTCTACCCGGACGACCTCCATCTCGAGTGGTCGAGAAATGACGGGGAGCAGGTGAGGACAGCCACTAACTATGGACCGTTCTCTGACCACGAGCGGATGTACAGCATGTGGAGTAAGATCGAACTGACAATAGCTCAGGAAGACGAGAAGGCGGTCTACACATGCCGCTTGTATCACTCCAGTTTCCCCGGGCCAGGATACAAAGACGTTCTCTATCATATTAACACACAAG GTACTCCACCAAGCGTGATGTTCATCAAGTGTGAGCCACTACTCCCTCTGCTGGATGAGGAGTGCACGCTCAACCTCTGTGTCAAAGACTTCTGTCCTGAACAAGTGTCTGTCACATGGTTTAAGGACGGACAGACGGTCCCCAACAGCCAGTTCTTCAACTCCCCACCCAGCCTCAACATCAATGGCCTCTACTCTATGTGGAGCTTCCTCAAACTGAGCCACACCTCGGAGGACTACGGCTCAGAGTTCAGGTGCCGGGTGGTCCACAGTGCCCAGAAGGAACCGGAGGAGAGGGTGTTCACACATCAGATCTCATAG